The stretch of DNA ACAGGAGAGCAGACTCACAGGCAGGCAAGCAAGCAGGACAAGCTGTTAAGTCTTACGCTACAACCCCCTCtggcctgtgctgctgcagcacaaaggATTTCTGTGCTCACCCACTGCCAGTGACCTTCCTGGCAGTTGACTCAGAGCAGAGGGTTTTGTCTCTCTGAGAACAGCAGCCTGGATCCAGGgatgcctgtgctgctgccagtccAAGCCTGGaagcccagcagcccctgcactgCAGTGGCCATCCAGTGACGAGGTTGAGCCATTCACAGGGGAGCAGAATGGCCTGGAGCAGAATGGCCGGGGAAAGGGGACGCTGGAAGTCTCCTCCGCAGTCCTCCTGACAGTGGAGATATTTCAGTGATGGCTCAAGCTTGATTTCATCCATTCCCGACACAGGCTGCAAGTTCTCTGACCCTAGCAGGGTGCCAGCAACTGCGTCACCCCAATCCCACCATTCCCATGCCGGCTCAGGCCGGCCCGTCTCATCAGCTCGTCTGCGTTAGGCGCGCCCACGCCTTTGACCTCTTCGCAGCAACTTCGGACATCAATTAACTTAACAATTAGCGTCATTAACAAACTGCCCGTTTCTGGCCCacgtggtggcaggcggggcAGTTTCCTGAGTACCGACAGTGCCGACAGCGGCTGTTTGGTACAGCCCGTCCTTCCCCGACGGCTTTTGCAGTTTGACCAAAAGCCAACGGGCGAGGGGGCCGCCCGCGCTCCCGCCCACCCCTGGggcctctgctcctccctgccaggacagcGGGCGGGCACCGTGCTAGACAGCAACGCCCCGggtttctcctcctctttcccgttggttttttttctcagtttttactATATTTTAGATTATTCCCACGCCGAGCCCCGCCGGGCGCTGCCGCGGGCAGGtgcggccccggcccggccccgcagcgcCACCTGGTGCCACGGATGGCGACCGCCCCCGAGCCCCTCGCGACCCTCACCTGGCTCCCAGCGCCCCCAGGCACCCCTCACCTGGCTCCCAGCAATCCCAGTGACCTCCCGCCTGGCTGCCAGGCCAGTAAGACCCCAGTAAGTCCCTCCAGTAACACCTCTGGACTGGCTCCCAGGGACCCGTCTCCCCGCGCCACCTTCCCATTGTGCTTGGTCCCACTTGGCTCAGCCCACCTCAGTGCTCACTAGTCTGCACTCCTCTTGAttcccccagtgacccccaccCGGCCAGCCTGGCCGCACTAGCCCCCGGCCCATAGTGGCCCGCAGTATGTCCTCCGTTAACCCCAGAACCCGTCCAGAGTGCGGGACCTGGGCGGTGCCGGCGGtgccgccgctcccgctcctCGCCGAGCGCTGCTGACTCAGGTGGCGGTGACTTATCACAGAGATTGTGGCCCCGACGGCCCCAACCCGCCCGGCACCACCGACCACCGCCGGTATCTCGCTGCCCACCGGCCTCCGCCCCTCTGCGGGGGCACCCCTAGCgacccccagccctccccagtgccaccctgccgTCCCCGTGGGGGAGACACCGGCACCGTTGTCACCCTcatgcagcccagcccaggggccCAGGATGAGCGGCAGGGTCGCCATGTCCCACACGGGGGCTGGGCGGCGGGACCTTGAAGCGGGCCAGCCGGGTTAATCGTTGACAGGCTGTTTGCCTTTTCCTAGCTGCACTTTTACACATTAAATCTGGATGTTGGTGGCTCCCCAGGGACCAGCcggcagcctgcagcagcagatcaaggtgcccaggagctggggtcACTCCCCAggtggagagcagggctccaccACGGTGCATGTGCCTGGCTTGCAAGGAATGCAGCGGGGAGGATGCTCACAGCAGGGGAGTGGGGCCACGAGGACCAGAAATCTCCTCGGCGACCATCCTGgagggctggccctgccccggTGATGCAGtggccccaggggctgctcagctggggGATTGAATGCGGGTGGGTGGGAGGCAGGCTGGACACACCTGCGGTGTTTACTTGGCGAATCGTGCAAGGAGCGAGGCTGtttgggagggggtgggggacGTGCCTGCAGGGCAGTATAAAGTCCGGGGTATTACGTTGGAGGCTGTCTGCTGCAATCCCAAAGAGCACTGACTGTCCTGGTGCTGAGGTGAGAAGCTGGGAGGGGGGGCACAGCACCGTTGCAGGGGTGGCCGCATGTCCCCCATATGGGGAAAACCAGGGGGGCTGGAGTGGGGGCCACAGCAGGGCTCGGCCCTAGGCCTGGGGGAGGAGAGAAGGCAATGCTGCTCCTCATGGTGGGAGTGGGGAAGGAGCAAGGGGGGCACAAGCGGCGGCCTCGCAGCTTTGTTGGACGGTTTTTGGTCGCCACCGTTTGCACGGCTCCGGGTGCTCGCACCTTGGGCTAAGGGGCGGAGGTGGCATTTGGGATGGCATTAATTGCCTAGCCAACTTACAGGGAGCCAGCTGGTATGGTTTAGTGGGTATGCTGCTCCTCACCTGAGGCTGGGAACAAATCCCAAGGCACGTGGGGCCATCCCTGTAGGGATGGGGCACAGTGACGGTGTGGCTGGGACACCAGCCCtgaggggcagggagctgtgcgAGCACAGGGATTGTTGTCTCCACCAGCATATCCGAGCAGTAGGGTAGCGTCACTGAGTCCATTTCggggaggagctgtgcccagtgcaCACCAGCGTCACTCCGGCTTTCTGCCGTGTGTCCAGCGGCACACGCGGGGCAGCTCCGATCCCCTCACAGACGTTGCTCTGCTGGCGTCAGAGCCTTGAGGAGATGGCAGGACTCAGGGCAGCGGtacccagtgccacccagcccCCGGCGGCCCGCTGAgtgccagagccctgctccGGTGCCCTGTGCCGTCCATACGGGATGGGCACGCAGCTGGGCTCGGCCACGCTTCCTGGGGAAAGGACCTCCAGACACGCTGGGTGGCCTGTCCGGCACAGCGAGGCGTGCCGTGGGTCCCGGCGGGTTGGGGGGGCTGTGGCCGTGGTCGGTGCGGGGCGTGGTGCGGAGGTGGGGGTGGGTGCAGGGCCGAGCAGCGGGAATGCAGCACACAGGCACTTTGTTTGGCCAGGGTGGGCGGAAGTCAGGGCGTTAGATCTGAATGCTAAAGTGTGTTGTTCATGGACCGATAAAGGCCCCATTGTATGTAAATACTTTATAAAGCAGCATATGACTTCCagtgcagggcagtggcagagagAGACGAGGGCAGGCggagcagagctctcctgcgGGAGGCATGAGACCTTAGAGGGGCCACTGGGGGCAGCTTGCGAGGACCCTTCCTGACCGGCAGGTACGCGTCGCCAGGATCCTCCACACTGGGGGGTGGCTGGTCCCAGCCACCCAGACTCACGCAGGGGTGGGAAGCAGCTCCCGGGGCTGCGCTGTGCCAGTGGGTGTCTCTGGTGGGGCAGGGGTCTTTGCTTGGGGCTGGGCTCCTCTGTGTTCCCTAGGCAAGGATGGCTCTGGGATGGTGGTAGTGCAGGGCTGCACGGGGAGGAacccccagctcagggctccctggccctgctcctgcacataATGGGAGGACAAAGGGAGGCATTGGTGCAGTGGAGTCCATAAAGCTCCTTGGGACCATTCCTAGCCAAAGAGCTCAGCACTGGGTAGTGGGGGTCCCTGTGGAGCTGTGGGAGTTTCACCCCCATTCTCTGTGGCAATTGTGGGTTAGTATCCCTGTGCTGGTGTGGGGTGGCAGGATTGGAGCatctggcactgctgaggcagctggtctcctgcctgctctggccaAAATGCTGCCTTGAGCTGTGTCAGGAGCAGGAGCCATGCTGCCATCCTGTTTGTCGATCCTGCTGTCCACCcaagcagccagggctgccactCAGTTGCTCTCAGgtccctcctgctggcactggagcCAGGACCTGCTGACTCTCAGCTAGGGGCCCTTCCTGCTCCTAACACCATCTCTCACTGCTCTCTCCTGCAGACGTGAGAAACGATGAATTGGGCCGGCCTCTACACGGTGCTGAGCGGGGTGAACCGCCACTCCACTGCCATCGGGCGCATCTGGCTCTCTGTCATCTTCATCTTCCGGATCATGGTGTTAGTGGTGGCAGCCGAGAGCGTCTGGGGGGATGAGAAATCCGCCTTCACCTGCAACacccagcagcctggctgcaaCAGCGTCTGCTATGACCACTTCTTCCCCATCTCCCACATCCGTCTGTGGGCCCTGCAGCTCATCCTTGTCACCACACCAGCCCTTCTCGTGGCCATGCACGTGGCctaccagcagcaccaggagaagAAACTACTGATGCTGACAGGGCACGGGGATGCCAAGCACATGGAAGAAGTCAAGAAGCACAAGATGCGCATAGCAGGGTCGCTGTGGTGGACATACGTCTGCAGTGTGGTCTTCAGGCTGCTCTTTGAGGCTGTGTTCATGTACATCTTCTACCTGCTCTACCCAGGCTACCAGATGATGCGGCTGGTCAAGTGTGAGGCTTACCCCTGCCCCAACACTGTCGACTGCTTCATCTCCCGGCCCACCGAGAAGACCATCTTCACTGTCTTCATGCTGGTCACCTCCAGTGTCTGCATCATCCTCAACATGGCAGAGCTGGTCTACCTGGTGGTGCGGGCCTGTGCCCGCCGAGGCCAGCACCACTCCAACCCTACGTCAGGGAAGGGCTCCTTCTATGGGCACAAGCATTCCTCTGAGTACAAGCAGAACGAGATCAACCAGCTGCTGACAGAGCAGGACGGTTCCCTCAAGGACATGCTGCGCCGCAactctgggctgcaggagaagggTGACCGCTGCTCTGCCTGCTAGGGCCACCACTGCAGGGGCTCTGGCCCCACAATTGTCTCATGGGCTTGTTACTGTTTGTGTCCCAAGGGTAGCATCCCTCAGGTGTGAGTCTGGCTCTCCTTGATGGCCAGGAGGGCATCGTGGGCCATTAAATCTCCATTCTCAGGTGCTGCCTCCCTCCTTTCTGCTCTGGCTGGGATatgccaggagctggggtgcCAGTGTGGGgtgtccatccctgcacccAAGCCTTGGTgggtgctgggaggggctgtggggactgcagtgccagggttgagctggggctgtgtctgtgttgcCCTGGCAGCCTGCAGCGACCAGTGACCCCTGGGTGGCATTGATCAGTGTCCAAGGGCTTGCGctcccccagcaccagcccctgcagccccgaATATAATTAGAAAAGTGCCCAGACCAAAAATAGAGGCAAAAAGTTTCCCCAGTGGCTGCTTCATGTGCCAGTCACAATGAAAGCCAATGGGGCACACAGCTGCCTCATACCCCAATAACCCCACGCCCGCTGTTGGGTGACTGGACAGACAGAGCAGGCAGACCTGTCcccacagaggagctggggaccATCTGGGAAGGGGCCTT from Catharus ustulatus isolate bCatUst1 chromosome 14, bCatUst1.pri.v2, whole genome shotgun sequence encodes:
- the GJB1 gene encoding gap junction beta-1 protein; translation: MNWAGLYTVLSGVNRHSTAIGRIWLSVIFIFRIMVLVVAAESVWGDEKSAFTCNTQQPGCNSVCYDHFFPISHIRLWALQLILVTTPALLVAMHVAYQQHQEKKLLMLTGHGDAKHMEEVKKHKMRIAGSLWWTYVCSVVFRLLFEAVFMYIFYLLYPGYQMMRLVKCEAYPCPNTVDCFISRPTEKTIFTVFMLVTSSVCIILNMAELVYLVVRACARRGQHHSNPTSGKGSFYGHKHSSEYKQNEINQLLTEQDGSLKDMLRRNSGLQEKGDRCSAC